AAAAAATGGAATAGCCGAAAAGATAATGTGTTAATTTGTGGTTTTGGTGTTGGTCTCTCTTGGAATTCAATGTTGCTGAATCTTAATGATACGATCATGATTGAACCGATGGAGATTATAGTTTAAATATTTTTCTGTATACCCATAATACTGCGATCTAATGATTTATTCTTATTCTTATTCTTATTCTTATTCTATTTTAATTTGTAATTTGATTTTTTGGGATTGAATTATATTGTCACCTGTCTGTAATTTTTATTATTTATAGTGTGTTTTATCTATAACGATTTTTGACTTTATTCAAGGGATGATATATGTGTGGTATTTGTGGCTGGGTGGATTTTAAAAATAAATATACTGAAAGAACAGAGCTTGTTAAGGCTATGACACATTCTTTGGCGCATCGTGGTCCAGATGGGCAAGGGATGTGGAATGACAAATACGCATCATTAGGGCATCAACGTCTGGCAATTATTGATATTGAACATGGTGCTCAACCCATGGAAGCCAGAAACCATGCTGGCAACCATGTTGTGATTGCATTTAACGGACAAGTTTTTAATTTCAAAGAATTGCGCGAAGAACTTAAAAATTTTGGTTACCAATTCGATACTAATAGTGACACTGAAGTTCTGCTTAAAGGTTATTTGCACTGGAGAGAGAATGTTGTGCATCACCTTAATGGTATGTACGCAGTCTCTATTTGGGATTGTAAGCATAGCCAGCTACTTCTATTCCGTGATCGCATGGGTATCAAGCCGCTGTATTATGCGCTGACAGAGACAGGGGTCGTGTTTGCTTCAGAGCCGAAGGCCTTATTTATTAGCTCAATGGTTGCACCACGCATGACTAGGAATGGCTTTTGTGAGTTGCTGGATATGGTCAAAACACCTGAGCGCACTATTTATGACGGTGTATTCGAGGTTCGTCCCGGTTCCATGCTGATTTTTGATCGCAATGGTCTGCGAAAAGAAACGTATTGGGCTCTGCAGGCGCAAGCTCATCATGATAGTTTGGACCTAACCATTGATACTGTAAAAAACTTACTGACTGATACGGTCAGGAGACAAATCATTTCTGATGTTCCTGTCTGTTCTTTGTTGTCAGGAGGTTTGGATTCTTCCGCTATCACTGCGATGGCGGCTAAAGAACTGACTCAAGGAAGTCTTCCATCATTCTCTGTTGATTTTACTCATAATATTGAGTTATTTCAGGCTGATGGTGTACGTGGTGCTCCTGACGCTCCTTTTGCCAGACTGTTGGCCGAGTATGCTGGCACACAGCATACTGAGTTGCTGCTACGTAGCGAGGAAATGCTTCATGGCTCCATCAGACACAGTGTATTGCGAGCGGTAGATGCCCCTCCTGCATATTGGGGGGATATGTGGCCGTCACTTTATCTGCTATTTCGTGAACTGAAGACGCATTCAAGTGTTGCATTATCTGGAGAAGGGGCTGATGAGATTTTCGGTGGCTATCAGTGGTTCAGAAACCCTGCCGCACGAGATGCCGAAACGTTTCCATGGCTTACTGCAGGTTCTTCACGCTATTTTGGCGGGATTCAGTTACTTTCCCGTGATCTACTTGCTTCATTAGAGCGAGAAAAATATAGGGCTGAACGATACCAGGAGGCTTTACAGGAAGTTCCACTACTTCAGGGAGAATCAGCTGATGACCGGCGCATGCGCCAAATCTCGTATCTGGCCATCACCCGGTTTCTGCCAACATTACTGGATAGAAATGACCGGATGAGTATGGCCGTGGGATTGGAAGTGCGCGTTCCATTTTGTGACCATCGTTTAGTTGAATATGTATTCAATACGCCATGGAGTATGAAAAGCTTTGATGGCCGAGAAAAAAGCTTACTTCGTGCCGCGACGCAGTGCTTATTACCGGAAAGTATTATTAACCGTATTAAAACACCTTATCCAGCTACCCAGGATGGGGCGTACGAAAAGGGACTGCGAGCGGAACTTGCGGTTATCGCTGAAAACAACCGTTCCCCTGTTTATGACTTGATCGATCGACAGAAAATTATCGCCTTGCTGAATAGAGAATCATCGGAAATCAGTCAACCTTATAATCGTGGTAGCATTGAAATGGTGCTATGGATGAATAGATGGATGAATGAATACCAAGTGTCTGTGGCAGTATGACAGGAGCCGCTATGAATAATTACAATGTGATTACGCCTAAGTTACTGCATAAAGATTCAGTAGACGACGTATTACTGACACATCCACGAAAAGCGTTACCTGCAAGAGTGTTTTTTACGGGGATTAATAAAGATAATTTCAATACAAAAAGCCGGTTAGCAGAGTTGTATAGCATCAATAAAGACGGAGTATACCAACTATCCAAGATATCAAAAGAGAAGAATGAGAATAGAATATCTTTTGATAAGTTATTGTTAAGCCGAGTTCAGGATAAAAGTTTTGGCGTTCCTTATCAAGTATTGGATATGGCTTCCGCATTTGATAAAATGGAAAAGGAACCGACTGGTAACATTGATGATGAAGAAGTGGATTTTTTTCTGCGGTCTAATAACATAAGTCGTTGTTCGACAAGTTTCCAGTTGGTGAATAATGCAGATCATTATTTTTTCTATAGAAAACAACATGAACATGTTCCTGGTATTATGTTTATGGAGGCTGCACGGCAGGCTATTTATTATCAACTATATACCTATTCCCATCACAAATTGGGGAGGGTTACTGTAAGCTTGAGTGAAATGCAGGCCAAGTTTTATACCTATGGAGAGTTGATGTACCCAATAGAAGTAGTTATTGACGACCTCACAGAGTCAGATTCTCTTCTGCCAGGTGAAGTATTTTATGCAACTTCTTTTTATCAACAGGGTAAACTTATTGCAAGAATCACAACCAGGGCACCTGTCATTTCAATTGACAAATTTAAACTAGCTCGGAATGTATTCCTTCTTGGGGATGGAGACTTTGAACCTTTGCATAAATCTCCGTTGGTGACAATGATTACTGGGCAAGATTTAAGTCAGAATATTGTTAATTTAAAGAAGGTTAGCTCTATTGGTTGTGTGACGACAGAGCCTAAAAAACAGAATATAGAAAAAGCAATTATCACTTTTATTTACGATAAATCGATTTGCTTCAGTACATCAATTTATAGAATTGGAAATGTAGAAGAAGGTATTTGTTGGTCTTTTGAAAGAATTGAATACGAAGAATTGGAAAAGCTGAAAGAGATGATTAAACGCGGATTTACTGCATCTAACAATCCTTCAAATAGGAAATAAAAGAATATACATATGCCTGATTATTTCAGCTTGAAGCAACCGATATCTTTTGGGAAGAATATATTCGCGAGTAATCGTATGTATTTTTCTTCGATTGGTTTTGATCTCTGTGATTCTATGGGAAAACCTTTACCAGAGTTTTTTGAAATTTATAACTCCATAATGGAGGGAGGATGCGGTTTTGGATTTCTTGGAAATGCTTCTGTTGATCCTCAATCGCAATATACTGACCGGAGTATGAAACTGGTATCGGAGGACCATGCAAATGATTTGCTGCCAGCCTTTCTGAGTGCTAAGGAGAAGGGGGTTCTTTTAGGCGTTCAATTACAGCATTATGGTGTAAAGGTTAATGGTAATATAACCGCTTCAGATCAAACAACTAGTTCAGCAGTCTCTGGTGATGTTACTTTTTTGTCTAATGATCAGATTGAAGGCTACATAAAGCAATTCTACAATGCAGCACTCCAGGCGCTGAGAATTGGTGTTCCGGCTTTGCAAATACATGCAGCTAATGGTTATCTTTTGAGCTCATTTTTGTCACCGAGGACTAATCGACGAAATGATCAGTGGGGTGGTTCACCGATTAAAAGAGCGAAAATATTGCTGGAAGTGATCCGGAGGATACGTACCTTAGTAGGAGAACAGATGGCTATTTTTGTTCGTTTACAAATTGATGATGGACTTAGTAAAGAAGGCATTCATATTGACATGCTAAGTGATGTCATTATTGCCATTGAAGAAGCAGGAGCCGATGCTGTTATTGGTGCAACAGGAATCGCAGAGACATATGCTAAATTTCTAGGGGATAAAACGTATACCATTAATAAATCACGTGAAGCCGGTCGTTTTTTTAAACAGAGGACTAGTATACCGATAGGTTTTGCTGCAAATATAGATAGTTTGACGTTAGCGGATGAAATAGTGGATAGCGGAGATGCTGATTTTGTAGGTTTTGGTCGAGCAATTGTTGCAGATCATCACTTCGTAAGTAAAGAATTATCTGGACGTTCTCATGAGATTCATCGTTGTCGTTGGGATTCATACTGCTTATTGGATAAGAAAGAGCCTCTAGCAGATCGTGTATTTTGCTGTGTAAACCCCCGTTACTTACGGCCTCAGCATATTCAGAAAAAACATCAGGAGAAGTGAAAAATGATTTATAGCGGAAAAGTGGCATTAGTTTCAGGTGGTACTCGCGGTATTGGATTTAATGTAAGTAAAAGCTTGGTGGAAATGGGAGCTTTTTGTTATATCACGGGACGTAATAAAGAAGATGGTTTACGTGCTCAAGAAACACTTGGTCGTAACGCGCGTTATGTACAATTGGATGTCACCGATGAGAACGCAGTAAATAAGTTGTTTAGTCTTATTCAGACTCAGCACGGGCAGTTAAATCTGGCAGTAAATAATGCGGGCGTGACAACGAAAAGGGCTTCAGTTCGCGAACTGGATTTGCAAGAATGGACACGTGTATTGAATATTAACCTTGTTGGTCCCTTGCTATTGATGTCACATCAAATACAATTGATGGCACAAAGCGAACAGGGATCAATTGTCAACGTTTCATCCTGTGGCGGCGTTTTGGGGCAACCGCGCCAGAGTGCTTATTCTACAAGTAAAGCCGCATTAAATACTCTCACTCAGGTTACGGCTATCGAATGTGCTAATCCTCCTGAAGGAGAGCATGTGGTGCGTATTAATGCTGTTTGTCCCGGACCAACTTTGGGGGGGATGAATACTGAAGAGCGCCTTCGTGCTAACCCAGCATCGACTGCAGAGAAAATTCAGTCAACCGCTATGAAGCGATTTGCTAATCCTGAAGAGATCACTGCAGCAATACTTTGGCTTTTAAGTAAACAATCTTCCTACGTTACTGGCACTTTACTTTCTGTTGATGGTGGATTTTCTGCCGGTAAATTCTGACACCGATTATGAATACTATAAAACTCCCGGAACAGATGCCCCCAAAGATCTCTCTGCAGCGAGTATTTATTACCGGGGTCAGTAATGGCATTGGTCTAGCTCTTGCTACTCTTTATTTATCTAAAGGTTGGACGGTGTATGGTACTGCTAGGCATAAGCCCGTTGCATTATCCCAGTATGAAAAATTTATTTTTAAATCCTGTGATTTAATTAATACATCTAATATAGAGCAATTATTTGAGGATGAGTTTTCATCTATTAAGACACTGGGCGTGTCAATTGTTCATCTGAATGCAGGGGTGTCAGCGAATGCACCTGCCCGTGCTGAGGATTATTCAGATACTGATATACTCCAGACGTTGACTATTAATGCGTTAGTGAATAAGACTATTCTGGATATCTTGCTGGCATTTGACATACGTCCGGATATAGTCGTTGCATCATCTTCGATGGCTGCTATCCGTTACCGCGCTGGAATGTTGCCATACAGCCTGTCTAAAGCAGCGCTAAATGCATTATGTGGGGTATACTCTCGGGAGAATACAGATATTTTCTTTGCTGTGCTTGGAATGTGTAATGTTCAAACTAATTTATCTCAGGCGATAGTATCAAATTCACGGATTTCAGAATTTCCTGAGCATATAAAATTAAAGGAGAGATTTTCCCAACCTGGTTATGTTGTCAGCCCCGAAGTGCGAGCGCAAGGAATTTACCAGCTGATTGTGGAGCAGCATTGTGCTGGCTTAATCAGTGGTCAGTTTTTTGAAATGCGGAAATTGTCTTATTAGATATGATATTTATAACTATGAATAAAAATAGTTAATTTAACAAATGTTGAGGGTAAATATGGGATATCAATTGAGAGATGTTTTAACTAGTGCCATTTGTCGGCAAGAGCCCTTTATGGATCAACCATTAGATTGGTCTGAAGGAGATGATACAGAACTTTACTCTTCAGCTGGACAATTAGATTCATTAAGTTTAATTACGATTATTGCTGATATTGAACGGCAGTTATTTGAAACCCTGGGGATTAAAATAAAACTAGCGAGTGAGCAAGATCTTTCTTTTCAGGAGTCACCCTTTAAAACCTTTGGTTCTATGCTGTCATTTATTAACCTTAAAGTAGATTCTGCTCAACAATCTATTGTTTGTTAAAGCGGTCAGGCCCGGTGCATCGGGCCTAGTTCCATTTTTTACATACAAGAATGAGAGATGTATGCGTTGGCGCGATATTAATCACCTTAAAGATCAATATAATAATGATATAACTGTTTTTTTCGGAAATTACGAAGATTTTACTATTCAGGATATAGAACTTCTTTCTGAAGAAGAAAAAGTAAAGGCAGGTACTTTTTTAAGCAGTAAGGGGCGTAACCGCTATCAGGCGGGGCGGGCATTTCTACGTAGGACCCTTGGGCATATGCTAAACTCAGGCCCATATAAAGGTATGTTGGAAAGGGATGTATTTGGTAAACCTTATGTTGCTAATGATAAAATAAATATTCATTTTAACATTTCACATACGGGTAATGTCATTGCTATTGCTTTCTCATTCATCAAACCAGTTGGGATTGATATTGAATCAAAGGGACGCCCTATCCCCCAAGATTTTACTGACTATATCTTTACCAATGATGAAGTCGATGAAATAATCAAGCAAGATGATTGGGAATACTGTTTTTTACGTGCATGGACGAAAAAAGAAGCCGTATTGAAATGCATCGGCTGCGGATTTATAGGCGATGCAAAAAAAATAAAAGTTCCATTGAAAGATGAAAGTTCTTTAGCATACAAACAGTTCAGTAATGAAGATGGTTTTCAAATCTGGCATTTGTTACCCATCGAGTATGAACATAATGTCATTGGTGTG
This is a stretch of genomic DNA from Brenneria rubrifaciens. It encodes these proteins:
- the asnB gene encoding asparagine synthase (glutamine-hydrolyzing) gives rise to the protein MCGICGWVDFKNKYTERTELVKAMTHSLAHRGPDGQGMWNDKYASLGHQRLAIIDIEHGAQPMEARNHAGNHVVIAFNGQVFNFKELREELKNFGYQFDTNSDTEVLLKGYLHWRENVVHHLNGMYAVSIWDCKHSQLLLFRDRMGIKPLYYALTETGVVFASEPKALFISSMVAPRMTRNGFCELLDMVKTPERTIYDGVFEVRPGSMLIFDRNGLRKETYWALQAQAHHDSLDLTIDTVKNLLTDTVRRQIISDVPVCSLLSGGLDSSAITAMAAKELTQGSLPSFSVDFTHNIELFQADGVRGAPDAPFARLLAEYAGTQHTELLLRSEEMLHGSIRHSVLRAVDAPPAYWGDMWPSLYLLFRELKTHSSVALSGEGADEIFGGYQWFRNPAARDAETFPWLTAGSSRYFGGIQLLSRDLLASLEREKYRAERYQEALQEVPLLQGESADDRRMRQISYLAITRFLPTLLDRNDRMSMAVGLEVRVPFCDHRLVEYVFNTPWSMKSFDGREKSLLRAATQCLLPESIINRIKTPYPATQDGAYEKGLRAELAVIAENNRSPVYDLIDRQKIIALLNRESSEISQPYNRGSIEMVLWMNRWMNEYQVSVAV
- a CDS encoding AfsA-related hotdog domain-containing protein, with protein sequence MNNYNVITPKLLHKDSVDDVLLTHPRKALPARVFFTGINKDNFNTKSRLAELYSINKDGVYQLSKISKEKNENRISFDKLLLSRVQDKSFGVPYQVLDMASAFDKMEKEPTGNIDDEEVDFFLRSNNISRCSTSFQLVNNADHYFFYRKQHEHVPGIMFMEAARQAIYYQLYTYSHHKLGRVTVSLSEMQAKFYTYGELMYPIEVVIDDLTESDSLLPGEVFYATSFYQQGKLIARITTRAPVISIDKFKLARNVFLLGDGDFEPLHKSPLVTMITGQDLSQNIVNLKKVSSIGCVTTEPKKQNIEKAIITFIYDKSICFSTSIYRIGNVEEGICWSFERIEYEELEKLKEMIKRGFTASNNPSNRK
- a CDS encoding NADH:flavin oxidoreductase; translated protein: MPDYFSLKQPISFGKNIFASNRMYFSSIGFDLCDSMGKPLPEFFEIYNSIMEGGCGFGFLGNASVDPQSQYTDRSMKLVSEDHANDLLPAFLSAKEKGVLLGVQLQHYGVKVNGNITASDQTTSSAVSGDVTFLSNDQIEGYIKQFYNAALQALRIGVPALQIHAANGYLLSSFLSPRTNRRNDQWGGSPIKRAKILLEVIRRIRTLVGEQMAIFVRLQIDDGLSKEGIHIDMLSDVIIAIEEAGADAVIGATGIAETYAKFLGDKTYTINKSREAGRFFKQRTSIPIGFAANIDSLTLADEIVDSGDADFVGFGRAIVADHHFVSKELSGRSHEIHRCRWDSYCLLDKKEPLADRVFCCVNPRYLRPQHIQKKHQEK
- a CDS encoding SDR family NAD(P)-dependent oxidoreductase — protein: MIYSGKVALVSGGTRGIGFNVSKSLVEMGAFCYITGRNKEDGLRAQETLGRNARYVQLDVTDENAVNKLFSLIQTQHGQLNLAVNNAGVTTKRASVRELDLQEWTRVLNINLVGPLLLMSHQIQLMAQSEQGSIVNVSSCGGVLGQPRQSAYSTSKAALNTLTQVTAIECANPPEGEHVVRINAVCPGPTLGGMNTEERLRANPASTAEKIQSTAMKRFANPEEITAAILWLLSKQSSYVTGTLLSVDGGFSAGKF
- a CDS encoding SDR family oxidoreductase: MNTIKLPEQMPPKISLQRVFITGVSNGIGLALATLYLSKGWTVYGTARHKPVALSQYEKFIFKSCDLINTSNIEQLFEDEFSSIKTLGVSIVHLNAGVSANAPARAEDYSDTDILQTLTINALVNKTILDILLAFDIRPDIVVASSSMAAIRYRAGMLPYSLSKAALNALCGVYSRENTDIFFAVLGMCNVQTNLSQAIVSNSRISEFPEHIKLKERFSQPGYVVSPEVRAQGIYQLIVEQHCAGLISGQFFEMRKLSY
- a CDS encoding 4'-phosphopantetheinyl transferase family protein, coding for MRWRDINHLKDQYNNDITVFFGNYEDFTIQDIELLSEEEKVKAGTFLSSKGRNRYQAGRAFLRRTLGHMLNSGPYKGMLERDVFGKPYVANDKINIHFNISHTGNVIAIAFSFIKPVGIDIESKGRPIPQDFTDYIFTNDEVDEIIKQDDWEYCFLRAWTKKEAVLKCIGCGFIGDAKKIKVPLKDESSLAYKQFSNEDGFQIWHLLPIEYEHNVIGVIAV